Proteins from a genomic interval of Ptychodera flava strain L36383 chromosome 7, AS_Pfla_20210202, whole genome shotgun sequence:
- the LOC139137401 gene encoding uncharacterized protein: MDSENEDAVVVAVETQAPKKKKKSKKSKVKERDGNDNEICQETYEAYVRAVTMESGDRDRRKSSTSSGEAVVLESYTHGKEENQNEKRKEKQKKVRKSKERGKDDHALEERLKDGHSKQKGGEREKSGKSRKDADEKRSDETERSSRESKEERKRERKQKDIHKDEEKDYGKGGREIAGKIADTRDENERQRQESSRRRHRKSPIIGRREKREDSGDGKDDGDDVERGEKTRDKRKSKKRGSKKDRYVDSSEPNTEKTSSSRKTKFMHGQEYQEYTEEHSSSVLTDDRKAADGIGETYTVQRGILKSNSSYDGLEAESAEPSQPMTENRWWESAGDERNVNRTADGCSVENRNEVKFSVVEDASKLNERRRSKMADDYDSESTVSAWSTTEANAANESKSENVEIVQQKDSTGSKSKSGSDSESGSSSYSSGSDSGSDSDTESSGSYSDTRSGSEYTDDSESYTSGSSYSESFTDGSYSGSESYSSGSDFSGSESDYDSDYSTDNKYRRREFDDKRKERIRKEADDDTETKRSSPREERPHSNKEDNNQRGKIKQEENGEIFRKQNDLNKTEEGNTPDGAVEHVSNAANSNKATSRTCSIM; encoded by the coding sequence ATGGACAGTGAAAACGAGGACGCTGTCGTGGTTGCCGTGGAAACACAGGCCccgaaaaagaagaaaaagtcAAAGAAGTCGAAGGTCAAAGAGCGAGACGGAAACGACAATGAAATTTGCCAAGAAACTTACGAAGCTTACGTCAGGGCCGTGACCATGGAGAGCGGTGATCGGGATCGGAGAAAGAGTTCTACGTCAAGTGGAGAGGCTGTCGTGTTGGAATCTTACACGCACGGTAAGGAGGAAAACCAGAACGAAAAACGCAAGGAGAAGCAAAAGAAGGTCAGAAAGTCGAAGGAAAGAGGGAAGGACGACCACGCTCTTGAAGAACGTTTGAAAGATGGACATTCTAAGCAGAAAGGAGGTGAGCGAGAGAAGTCTGGGAAATCGAGAAAAGATGCTGATGAAAAGAGAAGTGACGAGACGGAAAGGTCTTCTAGAGAATCTAAAGAAGAGAGGAAGAGAGAAAGAAAACAGAAAGATATTCATAAAGACGAAGAAAAAGATTATGGAAAGGGAGGTAGGGAGATAGCGGGAAAAATTGCAGATACCCGTGATGAAAATGAACGACAACGACAGGAGTCATCTCGCCGTAGACATAGAAAATCACCTATCATTGGCAGAAGAGAGAAACGGGAGGACAGCGGTGATGGCAAAGACGACGGTGATGATGTAGAGAGGGGCGAGAAAACGAGAGATAAGCGGAAGTCGAAGAAACGAGGCTCGAAGAAAGACAGATATGTGGACAGTTCGGAACCGAATACGGAGAAGACAAGTTCGAGCAGGAAGACGAAGTTCATGCACGGCCAAGAGTACCAAGAATACACCGAGGAACACAGCTCTTCTGTTCTGACAGACGATAGGAAAGCAGCGGACGGAATTGGGGAAACTTACACTGTTCAAAGAGGGATTCTGAAGAGCAACTCTTCTTATGACGGCTTGGAGGCGGAATCAGCCGAACCGTCCCAACCGATGACTGAGAATCGTTGGTGGGAAAGCGCTGGTGATGAGCGCAACGTTAACCGGACGGCAGATGGATGCTCGGTCGAAAATAGGAATGAAGTTAAATTTTCGGTTGTCGAAGACGCTTCCAAGTTGAATGAACGCAGGAGATCGAAAATGGCCGATGATTACGATTCAGAATCCACAGTCAGCGCATGGTCAACCACGGAAGCCAATGCCGCAAACGAatcaaaatcagaaaatgttgaaattgtccAACAGAAAGACAGCACTGGTTCGAAGTCAAAATCTGGATCCGATTCGGAATCAGGTTCTTCTTCGTATAGTAGTGGTTCGGATTCAGGAAGCGACAGCGACACTGAAAGTAGTGGATCGTATTCCGACACGCGATCGGGGTCAGAATACACCGACGACAGCGAATCCTATACTTCAGGATCGTCATATTCGGAGTCGTTTACTGACGGTTCTTATTCCGGTTCCGAATCGTATTCTAGTGGTAGTGACTTCTCCGGTTCCGAAAGCGACTACGACAGCGACTATTCGACTGACAACAAGTACCGCCGACGCGAATTTGACGACAAGCGCAAAGAGCGAATCAGAAAGGAGGCAGACGATGACACAGAAACTAAGCGCTCGAGTCCGAGGGAAGAGCGTCCCCATAGCAACAAGGAAGACAATAACCAAAGAGGAAAGATAAAACAAGAGGAGAACGGAGAAATTTTCAGAAAGCAGAACGATTTGAATAAAACTGAGGAAGGGAATACACCAGATGGTGCTGTCGAACATGTTTCCAATGCCGCCAACAGCAATAAAGCGACAAGCAGGACGTGTTCAATAATGTGA